In Capsicum annuum cultivar UCD-10X-F1 chromosome 7, UCD10Xv1.1, whole genome shotgun sequence, one genomic interval encodes:
- the LOC107877414 gene encoding small ubiquitin-related modifier 1 isoform X2, which produces MQSQFCEFSDGNEVFFRIKRSTQLKKLMNAYCDRQSIDLNAIAFLFDGRRLRPDQTPDELEMDEGDEIDAMLHQTGGSLA; this is translated from the exons GATGGAAATGAGGTGTTTTTCAGGATCAAGAGAAGCACACAGCTGAAGAAGCTCATGAATGCGTACTGTGATAGGCAATCCATTGATCTCAACGCTATTGCATTCCTGTTTGATGGTCGTCGCCTCAGGCCTGACCAGACCCCTGATGAG CTGGAGATGGATGAAGGTGATGAAATCGATGCTATGCTGCATCAAACCGGTGGATCTTTGGCTTAG